In Myxococcus guangdongensis, the following proteins share a genomic window:
- a CDS encoding efflux RND transporter periplasmic adaptor subunit has translation MLSGAALLVACEKPAEQQQQPQQAPQAAPVTVVTLKSESVLLTRELPGRTQAFLVAEVRPQVNGLVQRRLFTEGGQVKEGQALYELDDATYRADYASAKAALERAQATLTSVALSAKRSAELFKLEAVTPADNEKAVAALAQAEADVKAAQAAVQRAGVTLGHARITSPITGRIGKSSVTQGALVTANQPQALAVVQQLDPLYVDLTQSSSELLRLRKELSAGTLKPTDSTPVTLLLEDGSRYSHPGSLTFSDVTVDPGTGTFALRITVPNPDQMLLPGMYVRALVGNGLRQEGLLVPQQGIARDAKGNASALVVSKDGKVEPRTVAVSRTVGDRWLVDSGLSEGDRVIVSGLQKIQPGMPVQATEAPPSETKGGEAAPLVPPAPNE, from the coding sequence ATGCTGTCTGGCGCCGCGCTGCTGGTCGCCTGTGAGAAGCCCGCCGAGCAGCAGCAACAGCCGCAGCAGGCTCCCCAGGCCGCCCCCGTCACCGTCGTCACCCTCAAGTCGGAATCCGTGCTGCTCACGCGCGAGCTGCCCGGGCGCACCCAGGCGTTCCTCGTCGCGGAGGTCCGCCCCCAGGTCAACGGCCTGGTCCAGCGTCGGCTCTTCACCGAGGGCGGCCAGGTGAAGGAGGGCCAGGCCCTCTACGAGCTCGATGACGCCACCTACCGCGCCGACTACGCCAGCGCCAAGGCCGCGCTGGAGCGCGCTCAGGCGACCCTCACCTCGGTTGCCCTCTCCGCGAAGCGCTCCGCCGAGCTCTTCAAGCTCGAGGCCGTCACCCCCGCCGACAACGAGAAGGCCGTCGCCGCGCTCGCCCAGGCGGAGGCGGACGTCAAGGCCGCGCAGGCCGCCGTCCAGCGCGCTGGCGTGACGCTCGGACACGCGCGCATCACCTCGCCCATCACCGGTCGCATCGGCAAGTCGTCCGTCACCCAGGGCGCGCTCGTCACCGCCAACCAGCCGCAGGCGCTCGCCGTCGTGCAGCAGCTGGACCCGCTCTATGTCGACCTGACCCAGTCGAGCAGCGAGCTCCTGCGGCTGCGCAAGGAGCTCAGCGCCGGCACGCTCAAGCCCACCGACAGCACGCCCGTCACCCTCCTGTTGGAGGATGGCAGCCGCTACTCGCACCCGGGCTCGCTCACGTTCTCCGACGTGACGGTGGACCCGGGCACCGGCACCTTCGCGCTGCGCATCACCGTCCCCAACCCCGACCAGATGCTCCTGCCCGGCATGTACGTGCGCGCGCTCGTGGGCAACGGACTGCGCCAGGAGGGCCTCCTCGTCCCGCAGCAGGGCATCGCGCGCGACGCGAAGGGCAACGCCTCCGCGCTCGTGGTGAGCAAGGACGGCAAGGTGGAGCCTCGCACCGTCGCGGTGAGCCGCACCGTGGGCGACCGCTGGCTCGTGGACAGCGGCCTGTCCGAGGGTGATCGCGTCATCGTCTCCGGCCTCCAGAAGATCCAGCCGGGCATGCCCGTCCAGGCGACGGAAGCCCCGCCGAGCGAGACGAAGGGGGGCGAAGCCGCGCCCCTCGTCCCGCCGGCTCCCAACGAGTGA
- a CDS encoding STM4011 family radical SAM protein, with translation MKLTVLYRGPLSSCNYGCEYCPFGKWKHTDEELAKDRADLERFIAWVEARTEDTVSVFFTPWGEALIWPWYQQALARLTHLPHVERVAAQTNLSCRLDWVKDCRAEKLGIWATYHPEWTKRPRFLKQCETLVSLGVRHSVGVVGFLRFVEEAETLRRELPAETYLWINAVKDGQEEPYTPEDVARFTQLDPLFPVNNVRHPSLGKACRGGESVISVDGEGTARRCHFIDEAIGNIYAPDFDQALRPRPCSKATCGCHIGYVHMDYLELDRVFGSGILERVPAEPLWRRGAVASR, from the coding sequence ATGAAGCTCACGGTGCTCTATCGGGGGCCGTTGTCGAGCTGCAACTACGGTTGCGAGTACTGCCCCTTCGGGAAGTGGAAGCACACGGACGAGGAGCTGGCGAAGGACCGCGCGGATCTGGAGCGGTTCATCGCGTGGGTGGAGGCGCGCACCGAGGACACGGTGTCGGTGTTCTTCACGCCGTGGGGCGAGGCGCTCATCTGGCCCTGGTATCAGCAGGCGCTGGCGCGGCTGACGCATCTGCCGCACGTGGAGCGGGTGGCGGCGCAGACGAACCTGTCGTGCCGGCTGGACTGGGTGAAGGACTGCCGCGCGGAGAAGCTGGGCATCTGGGCGACGTATCACCCGGAGTGGACGAAGCGGCCGCGCTTCCTGAAGCAGTGTGAGACGTTGGTGTCGCTGGGCGTCCGGCACAGCGTGGGCGTGGTGGGCTTCCTGCGCTTCGTCGAGGAGGCGGAGACGCTGCGCCGCGAGCTGCCGGCCGAGACGTACCTGTGGATCAACGCGGTGAAGGACGGGCAGGAGGAGCCCTACACGCCCGAGGACGTGGCGCGCTTCACGCAGTTGGATCCGCTCTTCCCGGTGAACAACGTGCGCCACCCGAGCCTGGGGAAGGCGTGCCGGGGAGGGGAGTCGGTCATCTCCGTGGACGGGGAGGGCACGGCGCGGCGGTGCCACTTCATCGACGAGGCGATCGGGAACATCTACGCGCCGGACTTCGACCAGGCCCTGCGTCCCCGGCCGTGCTCGAAGGCGACCTGTGGTTGCCACATCGGCTACGTGCACATGGACTACCTGGAGTTGGATCGGGTCTTCGGCTCCGGAATCCTGGAGCGTGTGCCGGCCGAGCCGCTGTGGCGGCGTGGGGCTGTCGCCAGTCGCTGA
- a CDS encoding carboxylesterase family protein has translation MRLRLMLLCFVMGAVACGGELGEGEHAYLEEQGSRLAITVEDQLVTRMPASTGTLYGYVEYLPPGYLTSPETRYPVIIHLNGRGEFGTAQNEAALFEKGTSNGALKKIRYEATAKTYFGQKQVMIFTPQAATNWVPAEVNNFVDFIVANYRVDLSRIYVTGLSYGGYGAWQYAYTYGHRLAALAPMATNIGGPGPTITKLKNVPVWAVHSFADGTSLLAERSWLMGVTKNFNQGQMVTVPQPSATLTYLFAGAASNVWTSQPGYVSTGNLQARLTVIPGSAHDCWTQTYNNYGFWDWLLAQQRASVP, from the coding sequence ATGCGGCTGCGTTTGATGTTGCTGTGTTTCGTGATGGGGGCTGTTGCTTGCGGAGGGGAGCTGGGGGAAGGGGAGCACGCGTACCTGGAGGAGCAGGGCTCGCGGCTCGCCATCACGGTGGAAGATCAGCTCGTGACGCGCATGCCCGCGAGCACGGGCACGCTGTACGGCTACGTCGAGTACCTGCCGCCCGGCTACCTGACGTCCCCCGAGACGCGCTATCCGGTCATCATCCACCTGAACGGCCGGGGTGAGTTCGGCACGGCCCAGAACGAGGCGGCCCTGTTCGAGAAGGGCACGTCCAACGGCGCGCTGAAGAAGATCCGCTACGAGGCCACGGCCAAGACGTACTTCGGCCAGAAGCAGGTGATGATCTTCACGCCGCAGGCGGCGACGAACTGGGTCCCCGCCGAGGTCAACAACTTCGTCGACTTCATCGTGGCGAACTACCGCGTGGACCTGTCCCGCATCTACGTCACGGGCCTGAGCTACGGCGGCTATGGCGCCTGGCAGTACGCGTACACGTACGGCCACCGCCTGGCGGCGCTGGCGCCCATGGCGACGAACATCGGCGGGCCGGGCCCCACCATCACGAAGTTGAAGAACGTGCCGGTGTGGGCGGTGCACTCGTTCGCGGATGGCACGTCGCTGCTGGCCGAGCGCTCGTGGCTGATGGGCGTGACGAAGAACTTCAACCAGGGGCAGATGGTGACGGTGCCGCAGCCGTCCGCGACGCTGACGTACCTGTTCGCCGGCGCCGCGAGCAACGTGTGGACGTCCCAGCCGGGCTACGTGTCGACGGGCAACCTCCAGGCCCGGCTCACCGTGATTCCCGGCAGCGCGCATGACTGCTGGACCCAGACCTACAACAACTACGGCTTCTGGGACTGGCTCCTCGCGCAGCAGCGCGCGTCGGTGCCCTGA